ACTAAATTGTAAATTCCAAAAAGAATTCCTACCCAATCTCCTGCATCTTGATACGAACTACTACTACTATCTGTGTGTGGCAAACCATAAATGTGTTGCGCAATTGCAGGTGTAGCAAAAACCCACATTCCAAAAAGACCAAACCAAGAAAAAAATTGCACCCAACTTAATTGACGCATTGTTGTAGGCATTTTTTTGAAATCTTCAAAAATATCCATCAAACTAGAACTTTTTTCCTCTTCTTCAGTATCAACAGAATCATTATCAAAACTTGCTAATTCTTCTGGAGAATATTCTGTTGTGGTTGTAATCGTTACTAAAATTGAAATAATTAAAATAATTGCTCCGATAATAAAAGACCAAATTAAATTTGCTGGTACAACACCTTGTGAAGTTTCATTAGAAACGCCAAACCAATTTGTTAAAGCATAAGGAAGCCAAGAACCAATTACAGCTCCAAAACCAATTAAAGCAGTTTGTATACTAAAACCTGCTGTTCTTTGATCTGTTCTTAAATTATCGCCAACTAGAGCTCTAAAGGGCTCCATAGCAATATTAAAAGAAGCATCCATAATCATTAAGAAACCTGCTCCAACCCAAAGTGCTGGTAAAAAGGCAATAAAAATATCTGCTTGTGGCATTAAAACTAAGCCAATAGATGCTAAAATTGCACCCACTAAAAAGTAAGGTTTTCTTCGTCCAAATTTTCCCCAAGTTTTATCGCTATAATAACCAATTATGGGCTGAACAATCAATCCCATTAAAGGTGCTATAATCCAAAACCAAGAAAGTTCGTGAACATCTGCTCCAAAAATTTGTAAAATTCTACTTGCGTTTGCATTTTGCAGTGCAAAACCCATTTGAATTCCTAGAAATCCAAAACTCATGTTCCAGATTTGCCAGAAACTTAATTTACGTTTCTCCATTATCGAATATTATAAAATGAATATTACGATAAGTGTATTAGACTTATCAATTAATAAATTTTGTGGAATGTAATTTATTGATAAATCAGATTAATAAGACAAATATATCTATTTTTTACCTATTTGATAAAAAGTAAATGTAAAATCTACGACGACGGTTTCGTAGATTCTCGTAATTTTAAGTCACTAGAAATGACAATTTTTTTAGGTTTATAAACTTCAGATTCTTTATCAATTCTTTCAATTAAAAGTTCAACAGCCTGTTTACCCATCGTAAAACCATGTTGTGCCATTGTTGTGATAGATGGTGATGAATATTCAGAAATTAAACCATCTGTAAAGCCAATTATAGAAAGGTCTTCAGGTACTTTTAAGCCTTTTTCTTTAGCTATTCTCATAGCGTTTGCAGCATAAATTTCATTTACTGCAAATACACCATCAATACCTTCTACAAAAACCTTTTCTATTTGTTTTTTTATATCTAAACTTTCGTCAATCTCTACAATAAGGTTTTTATCAGCTTTAATATACCCTTCTATTAACGCTTTCTCATAACCTTGCCTTCTTAAAGCCCCTACATTTACATGATTTGGAGTTGTTATTAAAGCGATCTTTTTTCGACCATTTTCTAGTAAATGTTTAGTAGCCTTATAGCCTGCACCAACATCATCTACAACTACTTTATCACATAAAATTTCATCTACAACTCTATCAAATAATACCAATGGAATCTCTTCTGCTACTAAATCTGTAAAATGTTTGTAGTCTTTATTCTTAAGGGTTCCATTTGCTATAGAGACAATTAAACCATCTACACTTCCATTAGATAAAACTCTTAACGTTTCAACTTCTTTCTCATAAGATTCATTAGAAAAACAAACCATTATATGATACCCTTTTTCAATTGCACCTTCTTCTATTCCCATTATAACTGTAGAGAAGAAATGATGTACAATCTTTGGTAAAATAACACCAATAACTTTTGTTTTTTGATTTCGAAGCTGAAGCGCTAAACTATTAGGTTTATAGTTATAAAAATCTGCATAAGCTTGAATTTTCTCTTTCGTTTCTTTACTAATCTCATGACTATCTTTTAAAGCCTTAGAAACCGTTGAAGTAGAAACACCTAATTCTTTGGCGATTGTTTTAATTGTAATTTTTTGCTTCATATTTTATTAAAAGACAAATATTAAGGTTAATTTTTACCAATTTAGTAAAAATTTAATGAAAAAGTTGTCAACACGAAACCGATTTCGTGACTTTTATCATATTGAAAATCTATGCCTTATAGCTACATTTACAAGGTGGAATGTAAGTTTATTGTTAAGTCCAAATCAAATTTACAGTTATTATAACAAATTATACATGAAAAAATTTAAATTATTATTAATTGGAATTCTTTTATCTACTTCGTTTACGATGTTTGCACAACAAACAGTTAATGGTGTAGTAAAAGAAAAAGCAACAGGTGAACCTTTACCTGGTGTTAGTGTAGTGGTTAAAGGCACAACAAGAGGTGCTGAAACCGATTTTGATGGGCAATTTTCTTTAGAGAAAGTAAACACAGGAGATGTTCTTGTATTTAGATATCTAGGATTTGCCGATAAAGAAGTTACAATTAGAAGTAACTTCAACATTAAAGTTGAATTAGATGAATCTGCAGAATCTTTAGAAGAGATCATTATTGTAGGTTATGGTACAACTACTGTAAAAGATGCAACAGGTTCTGTTGAGTCTATTACAGCAAAGGACTTTACTAAAGGTAATATTGTAACTCCTGAAAATTTACTAAGTGGTAGAGTTTCTGGTGTTAGTGTTACTACAAGTGGTGCTCCTGGTTCTGGATCTCAAATTACAATTCGTGGTGGTTCTTCTATTGGAGCTTCAAACAATCCATTAATTATTATTGATGGTTTACCTATTGAGGAAAGCGGAGTTGCTGGGTCTAGAGGTGTGTTAGCAAGTATTAATCCAAATGATATTGAATCATTCTCAGTATTAAAAGATGCTTCTGCAACCGCTATTTATGGTTCTAGAGCTTCTAATGGTGTAATTATCATTACTACTAAGAAAGGTAGAAAAGAGTATACTTTAGATTTAGACATGCAATATACTTTTGGAGAAGTACAAGACAGAATAAATGTTTTTTCTGCTGATGAATTTAGAAATATAGTTACTCAAAAATTACCAGGCGATGTTGGTTTATTAGGTGCTACTAATACAAATTGGCAAGATGAAGTTTTACGCTCTACAGTATCTTCTTTATATAATATTACTGCAAAAGGTCAAATATTTGGAGCAATACCTACTAGATTATCTATGGGATTTGCTAGTCAAGAAGGAGCTGTATTAACATCTCAATTTGATAGAAAAACAATTTCTCTTTCTATGAACCCTTCTTTGTTTAAAGATCATTTAAAAATTAACTTAAACTATAATAGAGCTTTTGAAGACAGTCGTTTTGGTGATTCTGGACAAATTGGTGCAGCTTTACGTTACGATCCTACTCAACCAGTATATGATTCTAGTTCTCCTTTTGGTGGATATTATCAACACAGAACTGGTGATATCGTTTCAAACGGAACACAAAACCCTGTAGCTTCTTTATTATTAGCCAATAATACTGGTTATAACTTTAGACAATATGGTAACTTAAACTTCGATTATAAGTTTCACTTTTTACCAGAATTAAGAGCTGTTGTAAATGCAGGTTTTGATAAAACTAAAGGTTCTACTCAAAATTTAAATAGATTTGATGTAGGAAACGCTGATGCTGTTTTACGTTATGCAGGTACAGAATCAAGAGGAACTCAAGAAAGATCTAATGAATTATTTGACACTTACTTAAATTATGTTAAAGAATTCAAAGACCTTAAATTAGATTTAACTACTGGTTATTCTTACCAACGTTTTGAAAACTTTGGAACAGATACTGGAAACTTAAAAAACCCAGATTCTTTTTCAACTACTTTTGCAGATCCAGATGTTGTAAATATTGGTTTCTTTGGTAGAGCAAAATTCTCATACCTTAAAAAATATTTATTAACGCTTAACTTTAGAAGAGATGGTACTTCTCGTTTTAGTGATGATAACAGATGGGGTAACTTTGGTGGTGCAGCAATTGCTTGGAATATTAGTGATGAAGATTTCTTAAAAGATTCTAAAGTTGTATCTAATTTAAAATTAAGAGCAAGTTATGGTTTAACGGGTCAACAAAATTTACCAGGAGTAAATGACCTATATTTAGATAGATACCGTTTTGGAAACGTAAACTCAAGATACATATTTGGTAATACTCCAGTACAATCTACTATTCCTTCTGTTGTAAACCCAAATTTAAAATGGGAAGAAACAACAACTATTGAATTTGGTGTAGATTATGGTTTATTTGATAATAAATTTACTGGAGCTATAAGTGCTTTCCAAAAAACATCTGACGATTTATTATTTGATGCAGCTTTAGCTGATGGAACAAATTTCGGAAACAGCGCAATTCAAAACATTGGTCAATTACAGATTAAAGGTTTAGAATTTACTATTAATGGAGATATTCTTAAAAGCGAAGATTATAATTGGAACTTTACCTTTAACGCTACGTATTTAGATAGAGAAATTACAGAACTATCAAACAATCAAGATGTTAGAACTGGTGGAACTTCTGGAGGAACAGGTAATACAATTCAATTATTAAGAGAAGGTTTTGCACCAAACTCTTTCCATGTATATAAACAATTATACGACACAGCAGGAAAACCAATTGAAGGTGCTTATGCAGATTTAAATGGTGATGGAATTATTAATGATGATGATAGATATTTAAAAGAAAACCCAAATGCAGATGTTACTTTCGGTTTTCAATCTAATTTTAATTACAAAAATTTTGATTTAGCTTTTAACTTAAGAGCAAGTTTAGGAAATTATGTATATAATAACGTAAACTCTTCTAGATCTCAATTCGAATTATTAAAAGACAATGCCGTTTTAGGAAACATACCAACAGCAGCATTAGACACAGATTTCTTAAGAACATCAGATGTTATTAATTCCGATATTTATATAGAAGATGCTTCTTACTTAAGAATGGACAATGTTACTTTAGGATATACATTTGACAACCCAATTAAAAAATTCTCTTACAGTAGTATTAGAGTATGGGCTGGTGTTCAAAACGTATTTACTATAACAAACTATAGTGGTTTAGATCCAGAAGTGTTTAACGGAATTGATAATTTAATTTATCCAAGATCTAGAAACTTCTTAGTTGGAGCTAACATTAAATTCTAATAAAAACAAGATGAAAAAATATATAAAAACAATTAAAAATCTATTCGTTGTTATCTTTTTAACATCAATAGTTGCTTCTTGTACAAAAGATTTAAATATTGTACCAGAAGATGATCAAACTGTTTTAAGTGAGGCTCTTTTTGAAAATGAAAGTGCTTATTTAGATGTTTTAGCAGGAGTTTATGCTAACTTATCTTTAACAGGAGTTGATGGACCAGGAAGTTCAAATATTCAAGGATTAGACGCAGGTACAAGTCAATATGGTAGAGTTTTACTGTATTTACAAACACTTTCTGCAGATCAAATGATATGGTCTTATGAAAATGATCCTGGAACAAGAGAAATACAACGTAATGTTTGGACAGCTCAAAATCCTTTAATCTTAGGTATGTTTAGTAGAGCAATGGTTTCTGTTGCTTTTTCTAATAATTTTCTTAGAGAAACAACTGCAGCAAAATTAGATGCTAGAAATGTAACTACAGCTACCAGAGCAGAAATTGTAACATATAGAGCTGAAGCAAGATTATTAAGAGCTTTAGCATATTACAATCTTATGGATTTATATGGTAAAGCACCTATGGTGTTAGAATCAGATCCAACCGCAGGTTTTAATCCTCCTCAAGTAGAAAGAGCAGAATTATTTACATTTATAGAAAGCGAATTACTTGCAATTGATGTAGATTTAATGGCTCCAAAAACAAATCAGCATGGTAGAGCAGACAAAGCAGTTGCGTGGATGATTTTAGCTAAAATGTATTTAAATGCAGAAATTTATATCGGACAAGATAAATATACTGAATGTATAGACGCTACTAAAAAAATAATAACAGGTGGTTTCACATTAGCAACTGATTATGCACATTTATTTATGGCAGACAACAATACAAACTCTGCTACTAATGAGATTATTTTTCCTTTAATTTCTGATGGTTTAATTACACAAAACTACGGACCAACAACTATTATGATTAATGGTGAAGTTGGAAGTTTAGAAGTTAATGGTACTGCTTTAGGTGTTGGTGCATCTGGTTGGGGAGGCGCTTTAAGAGTTAGAAAGCAATTTGCTCAATTATTTGATGGAGGTATCTTTTCTGGAGATACAAGAAATACAATTATTTCTGGAACTCGAAGTATCGATATTTCTGATATTTCTGATAAAGATCAAGGATATGTAATAGAAAAGTATTCTAATGCAACCTCAACAGGAGCATTTGGATCAGATCAAACTTTTGTTGATACAGATTTCCCTTTATTTAGATTAGCAGATGTATACTTAATGTATGCAGAAGCTCATTTAAGAGGTGGTTCTGGTGGTTCAAATGCAGATATGGAAACCTATGTAAATGCATTAAGAACAAGAGCAAATAATCCTCAAAATAATTTAACAACAGCAGATATCAGTTTAGATTTTATTCTTGATGAAAGAGCAAGAGAATTACATTGGGAAGCACACAGAAGACAAGATTTAATTCGTTACAACCGTTTTACAGGAGGTAACTATAATTGGGCTTGGAAAGGTAATGGTAGTAATGGTATTTCTTTACCTGCTCACATGAGTATTTACCCAATACCAACTGCAAGTTTAGCTTCTAATCCAAATTTAACTCAAAATGCTGGGTATTAATTTTAAAAACAAATTACAAATGATGAAAAATATTAAAAGATTTTCAGTAATTGGTATTATTGGTTTAGTACTGTTGTTCATACAATCTTGTGATGACACTACTGAAAAATTCACGATATCACAACCAACAGCTCCTATTTTAGCTGAATTAAATTTCACGCAATTAGAATTAGATGCTGTTAACACGTCAAACCCTGCTTTAACATTAAATTGGGATGAAGCAGATTACGGTATTCAAGCCGCTGTAAATTATACTATTCAATTTTCTAAGGATGATACTTTTGCTGAAACAGTAATCGCATCTACCATTACTGGTAAAACGTCAGTTACATTATCTATAAATGAAGTAAATGCTGCTGCAGGAAATGCAGGACTAAATCCTTTTAATTGGTCTAATATTTATGTAAGAATTGTTTCTTCTTTAGGAACTCAAAACAGTGAAACAGCTGCTTCAAATGCAATTATGTTTAGTGTTTATCCTTACTATAATTATGTATATGACGATTATTATTTAGTTGGAGACGCAACTGCTCCAGGTTGGAATAATAATAACAATAATCCAGCTCTTTTTAGAGATGAAACAGATAGTAATACTTTTTATTACACTGGTTTATGGGCAGATAACGGACACTTTAAAGTTCTAGAAACAAAAGGTTTGTGGCATCCACAATTAGGTACAGATGATGGCGTTAAATTTTGGGGAACTACTTTAACAAGTTCATCACCAGAACCAGAAAGACTTCCTTATGGAGGTGGAAATGGTATTCCTGGAGGGTTCTATACTTTAAAAATGAATTTTGCAAGTAAGACTTTTACTTTTGAGGCATATGATGCAACAGGAAAAACAAGTCCTGCTTCATTAGAAATTCAAGGATCTAGTACTGCAAATGTAGCAATGACACCATTGGCTTTTGATGGTCATATTTGGTTTGCAACTGCAATACACTTAACACCCGGTAATATAGAATTTGTTACTGGAGCTAGCGCTAAATGGGGAAGCACTACTTCTTTTTCTGGTGTAGCTACTGATGGTGGTGGTGCCGTACCTGTAATTGTAGAAGATGATTATGATGTATGGTTTAATGATTTAACTGGTCGTTATATCTTCATTCCTTTAAATTTATAATAACTTAATAATAGATATAAAATGAAAACTTATTTAAAAACATTAAGCTACTTATTTTTATCATTGACACTTTTATTAAGTGCCTGTGAAACTGAAGAAAGCTTAACAATAACAAGTCCAGATCCTGTTTTTGAGTTAATAACACCAGGAATTAGCAATGTATTTTTAAACTTTGCTTTGCAAGATAATCCAGCATTTACAATTACATGGAAAGATGAAATTAATACTTCTGCAACTTACAATGTAGAAATGTCTTTAGAAGATACTTTTGCAGCTCCTGTATTATTAGGAAGCACAGACAAAAAGAATTTTACAATGACTGTTGCTGAACTTAATCAAGTATTAGATGACGCTTCTGTACAGTCTTATACAGATACACCTATTTACTTAAGATTAAACACAGGAAGTTCTACTTCTAATATAATTTTATTTCAAGTATCAAAATTTGCTGTAAATCCTCCAGTAATTTCTAGCCCAGATAATTCTTTTTCACAAGTATTGTCGGATGTTAATCCAGATGATACTGCATTAACAATTACGTGGGACGATTCAGAAATTGGAGCAACTAGTAGTTTAGATATTAGCTATGAAATAGAAATGGCTTTAGGAGGAACAAGTTTTGCAACTCCAACTAACATTGGTACAAGTGCAACAACTATGTTTGAAGTTTCTCATAATGATTTAAATGATTTAGTAATTGCAAACGGAGGAAAAGCTGATATAGCAACAGATTTTGATTACAGAATTAAAGCAATTGCAAAATCTGCATCGGGAGATTTAACAAGAACTTCAGACGCAATTACAATTGCATTAACTGCATTTAAAGCAGCAATACCAGACAATTTATTTATGGTAGGAGCTCATAATGGATGGAATAATGCCGATCCAACACAACAATTCTATAATGATGGAAATGGTGTATTTGTAAAAGTACAAGCATTTGATGCAGGTCAAGAATTTAAATTGTTACCTACTTCTGGTTCTTGGGATGGTGATTATGGTGAAGACAAAAACAACGCTGGAAAAATAGTTCAGGATGATGAAAAAAACATCCAAATAGCCACAGCCGGAACTTATGTAGTTATTATTGATTTTAATACACTAAGCTTTAAGTTAGAAAACATAGACACATTGTTTATGGTTGGTTCTCATAATAGTTGGAATAATGCTGATGCAACTCAAGAATTATATACTTCAGGAAACGGTGTTTTCACAAAACTTCAAGCATTTACTCAAGGAGATGAATTTAAAATGCTTCCTACTTCTGGCGATTGGGCTGGAGACTGGGGAGAAAATAAAACCACTTCTGGTAGATTAGAACAAGATGATGAGCAAAATATTAAAATTGAAACTACTGGCACTTATATGGTAACTGTCGATTTTAATACACTTTCTTTTAACCTTTTAGAAGCTCCTGATGCATTACATTTAGTAGGTTCACCAAATGGCTGGGACAATACAACAGCCCCTGCTTTTACAAAAGTATCTGAAGGATTGTTTGAATTAACTCAAACTTTAACTTCAAGTGATGAATTTAAATTCTTACCTGTGCAAGGTTCTTGGGACAATGATTGGGGAGAAAGTAAAAAATATCCTGGAATGATCGTTAGAGATGATGAGAACAATGTGAAATCTCCTGGAGATGGAATATATAAGGTTACAGTAGATTACAATAAAGGAACAGTAACTGTTCAATAATTTTTTAAAACTAAACAAAGGCTATCTATAAAAGGATAGCCTTTGTCTTTTAACAAACTATTTTTATGAAAAAAATTACTTTACTATTATTATTTATAACTTCTTTAGGGTTTAGTCAAGTTACGATTACTCCAAACCCTTTTGAAATAACAGAATCTATAACTATTAGTATAGACGCTAATAGTTCTGCTACAGATTGTAATGGTCTTAGCAACCCAACAAAAGTATACATGCACTCTGGTGTTGGAAACGCTACCAATGCTTGGGGTACAAAAGCAATTGGTAACTGGGGAAAAGATGACGGAGTTGGATTAATGACTTTAAATTCATCTAACAATCGTTGGGAAATTACAATTGTACCAAAAACATATTTTTCTTTAACAGATGCACAAGCAACTAGCATTACCAATATGGGAATGGTTTTTAGAAACGCAACTGGTAATCAAGAAATGAAAGATAATGGTTGTTCTGATTTTATTATTAATGTTGGTTCATTTCAATTAACTTTAAACGCACCTACAACTGCAACAACAGTCTTAAACTCAGGACAAAGTTTATCAATAAGTGCAAACACTTCATTAATTGCAAACTTCACTTTAAAAGCAAATGGTGCTGTTATTAATCAAAAAACAAATGCAACTGCATATAGCTTCTCTCCTACTGTAACTCAAAATACAACGTATATTTTAGAAGCTATTAATAACGGAGAAACAAAAAGCACAACTTTTCAGGCAGTTGTAAAACCAACTGTTACAGAAGCAACTCTTCCTTCAGGAATGAAAGATGGAATTAATTTAAACACTTTAGACAACACAAAAGCTACTTTAGTTTTTTATGCTCCTGGTAAAGATTTTATTCATTTAATTGGTAGTTTTAATAATTGGGAGATAAATGATACTTATTTACTAAAAAAAGACACTGCTAAAAATCGTTTTTGGATTGAACTTACTGGTTTAACACCACAAACAGATTATTCTTATCAATATATAATTGATGCAAATTTAAGAGTTGCAGACCCTTACTCTACTGTTGTTTTAACAGAATCTAATGATCAATATATAAATGCAACTACATACCCTAACTTACCAAGTTACCCTACAGAAAAAACAAATCATGCAGTAACTTTATTAAGAACTGGTGATGCTACTTATGTTTGGCAAAACACTTCATTTACAAAACCTGCAAAAACAGATTTAGTTGTTTACGAAATTTTAATTAGAGATTTTGATGCACTTCATACTTATGATGCTGTAAAAGCAAGGTTAGATTATTTAGAAGAATTAGGTATAAACGCAATAGAATTTATGCCAGTAATGGAATTTGATGGTAATGAATCTTGGGGTTATAACCCTTCTTTTCATATGGCATTAGATAAATACTATGGTAATGCTACTTCTTTTAAGCAATTTATTGATGAATGCCATAAAAGAGGAATCGCTGTTATTATAGATGTTGCCTTTAATCACGCAAGTGGACAAAACCCATATTATAGAATGTGGAATAGTGACAATGGAGGTTATGGTGGTCAAGCAAGTGCAGATAACCCATTCTTTAATCAAACAGCAACACACTCTTATAGTGTTTTTAACGATTTTAATCACTCTAAACAAGCTACTAAAGATTACGTAAAAAGAGTTTCTCAATATTGGATTGATGAATACAAAATAGATGGTTTTAGATGGGATTTAACAAAAGGATTCACTCAAAACTGTTCTTCTGGTGATGCATGTACAAACGAATATCAACAAGACAGAGTTGATATTTTAAAAGAATACGCAGATGATCAATGGGAAATAGACCCAAATTTCTACATTATTTTCGAACATTTGGGTACCAATAACGAAGAAACTCAGTGGGTAAATTATAGACTTAATGAAGGAAAAGGAATTATGGTTTGGGGAAATCACAATCATCAATATAACCAAGCAACAATGGGCTTTGGTAGTGAGGCAGATTTTTCTTGGATTTCTTATAAAAACAGAAATTGGTCTGTACCAGCAAATGTAAGTTATATGGAAAGTCATGATGAAGAACGTTTAATGTACAAAAACCTTCAATTTGGGGGGTCTAATGGAAGTTATAACGTTAAAAATTTAGATACAGCTTTAGAAAGAGAAGAATTGGCAGGTGCATTCTTCTTTACAATTCCTGGTCCGAAAATGATTTGGCAATTTGGTGAATTAGGATATGATATCTCGATTGATCAAGGTGGTAGAACTGGTAATAAACCTATTTTATGGAATTACCTATCAAATGAAGGCAGAAGAGATATTAAAAGCACTTGGTCTAAACTAATTAAACTAAAGTTAAAATATGATATTTTTAAAACATCAGACTTTACCTTAGATGTTGGTAATTCTAACGGATTAAATAAAATTCATTTAACAGATCCAACAGCAGCAGATATTCAAAACGTTGTAGTAATTGGTAACTTTGGCACAACTACTCAAAGTATTTCTCCGTTTTTTCAACAAACTGGTACTTGGTATAATTTATTAGAAGACAATGCTACAATAACTGTTACCAATACAACAGCAGCAATATCTTTAGCTCCAGGAGAATTTAAAGTATTTGCAAATAAACCAGGAACACTTTCAACTGAAAACATCAGTTTAGCAAAAGATTTCTTACAACTATATCCAAACCCTACTTCTACTTCTTTTACATTATCACAAGAAGTACAAGAAGTTCGTCTTTTTGATGTAACAGGTAAACTAGTTCAAAATTTTAGTAAAAACGTTATAAAAAACAACACTTACGAGGTAAATAACTTAAATAAAGGGATTTATTTTATCCGAATTAAGGATAAGAACAATCAAATACAGACAAAAAAATTAATTATTAACTAAATACTTTTTAGCAATTATCTGTTTATATGGTCTTACAATTTCAATAATTTTACCAGCAATAATAGTAATCCTGTTATTATTAAAATTGGTGTATTTTTAATAGTAATAGGTTCATTAACATAAATCATTACAAATAAAAATACAAAGAATAATGGGCAAGAAATTTCTCGTAAAGACCCTCTAAAAAAGATTGGGAATTACGGTAAATATGCTGCTTTAACTGCATTGGGTACTTATCCAATATTAAGTCCACAAAAAGCGCAAGCACAAAGTCCAGAAACTCCTGGAACTGGATTCTAGATATAAAAGTTATAATTATTATTTTAAGAAGGTTAGGTGCTATCAAGCATCTAACCTTCTTTTTTTATTTTAAAAATGTATATTTGTAATAAATCCTCCCTACTTTACTATAAAAAAATTTTATGAGAAAAAATATTTCTAAGATTTTTGAATTTTGGGGAATTCAATACTTAAAAAATAATTTCACCCACATTACTGTTCTAAGTATTACGCTACTTTTGGCTTTTTGTAATGAAACATATTCTCAATCTATACCTCCTACAAGTAGTACTTCAGAAATTTGTGGAGATTGTAACCCCACTAACTGGCAAGATGCAGACATTGCAGAAGATGGTACACCAGACGTCTCTAACAAAGAGAAGGCGGGGGGTAATTTTTTACCTCCACTAACAGGTGGTTCTGTAGGTTATAACGCTACATGGAATATTAGTGGAGCTACAGGAGATCTTCCTTCACCACCAACAGCTATTAATGTACGTTGGATTACGATTAGAGATATTGGTGATGTAAGTGGAAGTGGGCAATTTGAAGAAAATGTTGCTACAACGATTACTGATTTAGTAATAGGTAAACTATACAAAATAAAACTTTACACACTTACCGCCAGATCAATGGAAGATGGTGGATCTGGTACAAATGAATATTACTCAGGAACTTATTTAGATCAATTTGCCTACACAGTAGAAGGTCAACCTAGAAGAGATGTTTTTAATATAACTCAAGATGTTTGGGGCCAAACAACCATTGTTTTTATTGCAACTGCAACTAGTCATAAATTCACACTATTTCCAGGAGTAGGTGCAGGTGGTGGAGATAATTTAGCAACACCTGTTGAAGCTGAATCTTTACACGTAGCTGTTGGTACTGTAGACGCTATAGTTCTTTTAGATTCTGATGGTGATGGTATAGATGATGGAACAGATATTGACGATGATAATGATGGTATTTTAGACACATTAGAAAATATTGGTGGAATCAACCCAAATGCAGATGCAGATGCAGATGGAATTCCAAATTATTTAGATGTAGATAATAATGGTGGTGGTACTTTAGGCGATCTAAATGGAGATGGTGTCCAAGATTATTTTGATTTTGATGGAGATG
The window above is part of the Polaribacter sp. SA4-12 genome. Proteins encoded here:
- a CDS encoding RagB/SusD family nutrient uptake outer membrane protein, encoding MKKYIKTIKNLFVVIFLTSIVASCTKDLNIVPEDDQTVLSEALFENESAYLDVLAGVYANLSLTGVDGPGSSNIQGLDAGTSQYGRVLLYLQTLSADQMIWSYENDPGTREIQRNVWTAQNPLILGMFSRAMVSVAFSNNFLRETTAAKLDARNVTTATRAEIVTYRAEARLLRALAYYNLMDLYGKAPMVLESDPTAGFNPPQVERAELFTFIESELLAIDVDLMAPKTNQHGRADKAVAWMILAKMYLNAEIYIGQDKYTECIDATKKIITGGFTLATDYAHLFMADNNTNSATNEIIFPLISDGLITQNYGPTTIMINGEVGSLEVNGTALGVGASGWGGALRVRKQFAQLFDGGIFSGDTRNTIISGTRSIDISDISDKDQGYVIEKYSNATSTGAFGSDQTFVDTDFPLFRLADVYLMYAEAHLRGGSGGSNADMETYVNALRTRANNPQNNLTTADISLDFILDERARELHWEAHRRQDLIRYNRFTGGNYNWAWKGNGSNGISLPAHMSIYPIPTASLASNPNLTQNAGY
- a CDS encoding SusE domain-containing protein; this encodes MMKNIKRFSVIGIIGLVLLFIQSCDDTTEKFTISQPTAPILAELNFTQLELDAVNTSNPALTLNWDEADYGIQAAVNYTIQFSKDDTFAETVIASTITGKTSVTLSINEVNAAAGNAGLNPFNWSNIYVRIVSSLGTQNSETAASNAIMFSVYPYYNYVYDDYYLVGDATAPGWNNNNNNPALFRDETDSNTFYYTGLWADNGHFKVLETKGLWHPQLGTDDGVKFWGTTLTSSSPEPERLPYGGGNGIPGGFYTLKMNFASKTFTFEAYDATGKTSPASLEIQGSSTANVAMTPLAFDGHIWFATAIHLTPGNIEFVTGASAKWGSTTSFSGVATDGGGAVPVIVEDDYDVWFNDLTGRYIFIPLNL
- a CDS encoding SusE domain-containing protein — encoded protein: MKTYLKTLSYLFLSLTLLLSACETEESLTITSPDPVFELITPGISNVFLNFALQDNPAFTITWKDEINTSATYNVEMSLEDTFAAPVLLGSTDKKNFTMTVAELNQVLDDASVQSYTDTPIYLRLNTGSSTSNIILFQVSKFAVNPPVISSPDNSFSQVLSDVNPDDTALTITWDDSEIGATSSLDISYEIEMALGGTSFATPTNIGTSATTMFEVSHNDLNDLVIANGGKADIATDFDYRIKAIAKSASGDLTRTSDAITIALTAFKAAIPDNLFMVGAHNGWNNADPTQQFYNDGNGVFVKVQAFDAGQEFKLLPTSGSWDGDYGEDKNNAGKIVQDDEKNIQIATAGTYVVIIDFNTLSFKLENIDTLFMVGSHNSWNNADATQELYTSGNGVFTKLQAFTQGDEFKMLPTSGDWAGDWGENKTTSGRLEQDDEQNIKIETTGTYMVTVDFNTLSFNLLEAPDALHLVGSPNGWDNTTAPAFTKVSEGLFELTQTLTSSDEFKFLPVQGSWDNDWGESKKYPGMIVRDDENNVKSPGDGIYKVTVDYNKGTVTVQ